One window of Gloeothece citriformis PCC 7424 genomic DNA carries:
- a CDS encoding EF-hand domain-containing protein, with protein MFSKISERQMHRFRWVVSCGWLILIASLFYDPISPWLTEPSNTMSPFRMDPTVCVKVQGSCMKEIPYAMGGPIFWGMIVPSGILLLMLFGHDLWRRICPLSFMSQIPRALKWQRQRKKTDVKTGKVRYEIVKVDKNSWLGRNSLYVQLVLFYIGISVRILFVNSDRLALGLFLIFTILSAIGVNYLYGGKSWCQYFCPMSPVEEVFTRPRALLNSTAHENDNQKITQSMCRTTNPEGKEISACIACKSSCIDIDAERSYWENLTAPKQQWLYYSYVGLTIGYFIYPFLYAGNWDYYFSGAWSHQETQLQTLLSPGFYIFDTPIPIPKLVAVPLTIGLCGLIAYYLGRKIEKRYKAYLFRHHKLVNTELVRHRMFTLCTFLMFNFFFIFGGRNYILLLPVQVQYTFIVAMAVISSLWLYRTWPRNPHLYQRESLANRLRKQLSRLSLDLASFLDGRSVDDLHADEVYVLAKILPDFDRKKRLQAYKGVLKEAVTEGYVDTSSSFSVLEQMRLELNITDEEHQKIVTELKTESPNLFDNAKPKTHEDWLRQEGYREAFLNTILESFKHHPNQGLMLELFDVMTGKKPFESFNNLLSQLPKEETKTIESIRAEYGISYQEEQHLLRHTAPSQFWQTVAYTLSIREYLEAVAQGRIPFAGNTDGMNYEQMSFCQNTFKKLDKDGNNCLSAEEFSTLLAAVGRPYALQQVQELMTLITGRSHTEGISFEEFTILLQSNLTNNSEQILLERFHLFDTDDSGYISFDELRNCIRNIEPNIPDAAIEEMLKMADLSGDQQISFEEFSELFHKLSRTSVS; from the coding sequence GTGTTTTCTAAAATCTCTGAGCGACAGATGCACCGATTTCGATGGGTGGTTTCTTGTGGTTGGCTGATTCTGATTGCTTCCTTATTTTATGACCCTATATCTCCTTGGTTAACCGAGCCATCCAATACCATGAGTCCCTTTCGCATGGACCCAACAGTCTGTGTGAAAGTTCAAGGCAGTTGTATGAAAGAAATTCCCTATGCGATGGGAGGGCCTATCTTTTGGGGAATGATAGTTCCGAGTGGGATTCTACTGTTGATGTTATTTGGTCATGATTTATGGCGACGCATTTGTCCGTTATCGTTCATGTCCCAAATTCCTCGCGCCTTAAAATGGCAACGGCAGCGCAAGAAAACCGATGTCAAAACCGGTAAAGTCCGTTATGAAATCGTCAAAGTCGATAAAAACTCCTGGCTGGGTCGTAATTCGCTATACGTGCAATTAGTCCTGTTTTACATCGGAATATCTGTCCGAATCCTCTTTGTCAACTCTGATCGCTTGGCTTTAGGACTGTTTCTGATTTTTACCATTTTATCAGCGATCGGTGTCAATTACCTGTATGGGGGTAAATCTTGGTGTCAGTATTTTTGCCCCATGTCTCCTGTAGAGGAAGTTTTCACCCGGCCAAGAGCATTACTTAATAGTACGGCTCACGAGAACGACAATCAAAAGATTACTCAATCGATGTGTCGTACCACCAACCCAGAAGGGAAAGAAATTAGCGCTTGTATAGCTTGTAAAAGTTCTTGTATTGATATTGATGCAGAGCGCTCCTACTGGGAAAATCTCACCGCTCCTAAACAGCAATGGCTATATTATAGTTACGTTGGGCTGACGATCGGTTATTTCATTTATCCGTTTCTCTATGCCGGTAACTGGGATTATTATTTCTCAGGGGCATGGTCTCATCAAGAAACTCAGTTACAAACTCTATTAAGTCCGGGTTTCTATATTTTTGACACTCCCATTCCTATTCCTAAATTAGTCGCTGTTCCTCTGACTATAGGGCTATGTGGCTTAATTGCTTATTATCTAGGACGTAAAATAGAAAAACGTTATAAGGCTTATTTGTTCCGTCATCACAAATTAGTAAATACCGAACTGGTTCGCCATCGGATGTTTACCCTTTGTACGTTTTTAATGTTCAATTTCTTCTTTATTTTTGGAGGTCGAAACTATATCTTATTGCTGCCGGTTCAAGTCCAATATACCTTTATTGTGGCGATGGCAGTGATTAGTAGTTTGTGGTTATATCGTACTTGGCCAAGAAATCCCCATCTTTATCAACGAGAAAGTCTTGCTAACCGACTCCGCAAACAGTTAAGCCGTCTCAGTCTTGATTTAGCCAGTTTTCTCGATGGTCGTTCCGTCGATGACCTTCATGCAGACGAAGTTTATGTCTTAGCTAAAATCCTTCCTGACTTCGATCGCAAAAAACGACTTCAAGCTTATAAAGGAGTATTAAAAGAAGCCGTAACCGAAGGATATGTTGACACCTCTAGTAGTTTCTCAGTTCTCGAACAAATGCGTTTAGAACTCAATATTACTGATGAGGAACATCAAAAGATTGTCACAGAACTTAAGACAGAATCTCCCAATCTTTTCGATAACGCTAAACCCAAAACTCACGAAGATTGGTTACGTCAAGAAGGCTACCGGGAAGCTTTTTTAAACACCATTCTAGAGTCCTTCAAACATCATCCTAATCAAGGATTAATGCTAGAATTATTTGATGTGATGACCGGTAAAAAGCCGTTCGAGTCCTTTAATAATCTACTCAGCCAACTGCCAAAAGAAGAAACCAAAACCATTGAAAGTATTAGAGCAGAATATGGCATAAGCTATCAAGAAGAACAACATCTACTCAGACATACTGCTCCCTCTCAATTCTGGCAAACAGTAGCTTATACTTTGAGTATTCGAGAATATCTTGAAGCCGTTGCTCAAGGAAGAATCCCGTTTGCCGGTAATACGGATGGAATGAATTATGAGCAAATGTCTTTCTGTCAAAACACCTTCAAAAAATTAGACAAAGACGGGAACAATTGTCTATCTGCCGAAGAATTTAGCACCTTATTAGCTGCGGTAGGTCGTCCCTATGCTCTCCAACAAGTTCAAGAATTAATGACCCTAATAACCGGTCGTTCCCATACCGAAGGAATTAGTTTTGAGGAGTTTACGATTCTCTTACAAAGTAATCTCACGAACAACTCAGAACAAATTTTATTAGAAAGATTCCATCTCTTTGATACCGATGATTCAGGTTATATCAGCTTTGATGAATTACGAAATTGTATCCGAAACATTGAGCCGAATATTCCTGATGCCGCCATTGAAGAAATGCTGAAAATGGCCGACTTGAGTGGAGATCAACAAATTAGCTTTGAAGAATTTTCTGAGTTATTCCACAAATTGAGTCGGACTTCCGTCTCATAA
- a CDS encoding peroxiredoxin, with amino-acid sequence MFGRRVLSLFLAFGLTVLTWFNTTYTAAALGGAQPPLNQPAPQFTLPTNTGDGEISLSDYHGKWVVLYFYPQDFTPGCTLEARRFQEDLAKFEAKNAQIIGVSADDINSHAEFCDSEGLKFPLLADTTGKVSKAYGSWLGSMSLRHTYLIDPDGNLRDIFLGVRPAIHSAEVLARLDELQQNS; translated from the coding sequence ATGTTCGGTCGTCGTGTCCTAAGTCTCTTCTTAGCCTTCGGTTTAACCGTTTTAACTTGGTTTAATACAACCTATACTGCTGCTGCACTAGGAGGAGCGCAACCTCCCTTAAATCAGCCAGCGCCCCAGTTTACTTTACCCACTAACACCGGTGATGGTGAAATCTCCCTGTCTGACTATCACGGTAAATGGGTTGTTCTCTATTTTTATCCTCAAGATTTTACCCCCGGTTGCACGTTAGAAGCTCGTCGCTTTCAAGAAGATTTAGCGAAATTTGAAGCGAAAAATGCTCAAATTATTGGGGTAAGTGCAGATGATATTAATTCTCATGCCGAATTTTGTGATTCAGAAGGATTAAAATTTCCTTTATTAGCAGACACCACCGGTAAAGTGAGTAAAGCTTATGGATCTTGGTTAGGTTCAATGTCTTTGCGTCATACTTATTTAATTGATCCTGATGGGAATTTACGGGATATTTTTCTAGGGGTTCGTCCGGCTATTCATAGCGCAGAAGTGTTAGCTCGTTTGGATGAATTACAGCAGAATAGTTAA
- a CDS encoding serine hydrolase, with translation MKEIKFLIISTSMASLFVLAGLAITKNSDQKLKSSETIASPSPQISHLPQQPETPLTSVQTSPNLPPLPPKAINSSHSQEIVYLTLESPTFQKNQSLQKIVDQIVQYAADKKYPINPLSITLINVKTGQYGEYQQDRLRYPASVVKLFWMVALYGQIASGKWQDPQIFAEDLRKMMIQSDNEAASRIVNQLTDTQSGNNLTDQDYKQWLYKRQWLNRFFEYANYKNINISQKTFPIPSEKLFEPKGLDLKMRGNPNKPIRNKISTEQAARLMYEIVTGNAISKEYSENMMFWLDRNELLSSGEWKEIDPNTGYFNPIQGFLGEYFSTLSHRVYFASKAGWTGNTRQEVAYINDGKVAYILAIFAEDTAYAQNWQIFPKISEIVYTEMTN, from the coding sequence ATGAAAGAAATAAAATTTTTAATCATTTCTACTTCTATGGCTTCATTATTTGTATTAGCTGGTTTAGCCATAACTAAAAATAGTGATCAAAAGTTAAAATCGTCTGAAACCATTGCTTCTCCTTCTCCACAAATCAGCCATTTACCTCAACAACCAGAAACCCCTTTAACTTCTGTTCAAACCTCTCCTAATTTACCTCCGTTACCTCCAAAAGCAATTAACTCATCTCATTCCCAAGAAATAGTTTATCTAACTTTAGAATCCCCAACCTTTCAAAAAAATCAGTCTTTGCAAAAAATAGTCGATCAAATTGTTCAATATGCTGCGGATAAAAAATATCCAATTAATCCATTATCCATTACCTTAATCAATGTTAAAACTGGACAATATGGAGAATACCAACAAGACAGATTAAGATATCCGGCCAGCGTGGTTAAACTATTTTGGATGGTAGCATTATACGGACAAATTGCTTCAGGAAAATGGCAAGATCCTCAAATTTTTGCCGAAGATTTAAGAAAAATGATGATACAATCAGATAATGAGGCAGCAAGTCGTATAGTTAATCAACTCACTGATACTCAGTCTGGTAATAATTTAACTGATCAAGACTATAAACAATGGTTATATAAACGTCAATGGTTAAATCGCTTTTTTGAATATGCCAATTATAAAAATATTAATATTAGTCAAAAAACCTTTCCTATTCCTTCAGAAAAATTATTTGAACCTAAAGGATTAGACTTAAAAATGAGAGGTAATCCTAATAAACCTATTCGTAATAAAATATCTACAGAACAAGCAGCTAGATTAATGTATGAGATTGTTACCGGCAATGCTATTTCAAAAGAATATAGTGAAAATATGATGTTTTGGTTAGATAGAAATGAACTATTAAGCTCAGGAGAATGGAAAGAAATAGATCCTAATACTGGCTATTTTAATCCGATTCAGGGTTTTTTAGGAGAATATTTTTCTACTCTATCTCATCGGGTCTATTTCGCTTCAAAAGCCGGATGGACAGGTAATACTCGTCAAGAAGTGGCTTATATTAATGATGGAAAAGTAGCTTATATTTTGGCAATTTTTGCTGAAGATACAGCTTATGCTCAAAATTGGCAGATTTTTCCCAAAATTTCTGAAATCGTTTATACAGAAATGACAAATTAA
- a CDS encoding protein kinase domain-containing protein produces MNTILKDRYKILQTIAQGGFGETFLAEDTHMPSGRRCLVKQLKPINNEPQVYQLVQQRFQREAAILEELGRISSQIPQLYAYFESDGQFYLVEEFIEGETLTAKVQSQGIFSESQVRAILMSLLEVLIYVHSKHIIHRDIKPDNIILRQPDGLPILIDFGAVKESMGTVVSPSGNSAQSIVIGTPGYMPSEQAAGRPVYSSDLYGLGLTMIYLLTGKIPQELDTDLLTGETRWRQYALNISPTLGLVLDKSIQPHLRDRFLTATEMLSALQNQTTPVPSTIVSPPIAAPATVVTAAPTASTVMQPVSSRQGLAEWQKAIVTGSIIGSFLLAALLVNHYLTTSKNDPPSPPISQETPPEPSPIAVSPTPITSPNAVAPSPTFSPQETFEPTPEPSYIAPSPLISQAEAVNLIERWQTAKREIFGSNHAIYLGDEFLTGKAYHENIRRTDGQESSSEWLLNNGSYYQYGVQSVDSVQNLASSGNQAILEVVITEERTLYDSNGNIDYTASGFDTRLVRYYLQLENGQWKISDYQTIKVIREN; encoded by the coding sequence ATGAATACGATTCTCAAAGATCGTTATAAAATCTTACAAACTATTGCTCAGGGGGGTTTTGGAGAAACATTTCTGGCTGAAGATACCCATATGCCCTCTGGCCGTCGCTGTCTGGTTAAACAGCTTAAACCCATTAATAATGAACCACAAGTCTATCAGTTAGTACAACAGCGATTTCAAAGGGAAGCGGCTATATTAGAAGAATTAGGCCGAATTAGTTCTCAAATTCCCCAACTCTATGCTTATTTTGAGTCTGATGGACAATTTTATCTGGTCGAAGAATTTATCGAAGGTGAAACTTTAACCGCTAAAGTTCAATCTCAAGGAATTTTTAGCGAATCTCAAGTCAGAGCTATTTTAATGAGTTTATTAGAGGTTCTGATTTACGTTCATAGTAAACATATTATTCATCGAGATATTAAGCCAGATAATATTATTCTCCGTCAACCGGATGGTTTACCTATACTGATTGATTTTGGCGCGGTTAAAGAATCAATGGGAACGGTTGTTTCTCCTTCGGGAAATTCTGCTCAGTCGATCGTTATTGGAACACCCGGTTATATGCCTTCTGAACAAGCCGCCGGTAGACCGGTTTATAGTAGTGATCTTTATGGGTTAGGATTGACGATGATCTATCTGTTGACCGGAAAAATTCCTCAAGAATTAGATACAGATCTCCTAACCGGTGAAACGAGATGGCGACAATATGCCCTCAATATTAGTCCTACTTTAGGACTTGTTCTAGATAAATCGATTCAACCTCATCTGCGCGATCGCTTTTTAACAGCTACAGAAATGCTATCCGCACTGCAAAATCAAACTACTCCCGTTCCATCTACAATAGTTTCTCCTCCTATTGCTGCACCTGCGACTGTAGTTACTGCTGCTCCCACTGCTTCAACCGTGATGCAACCCGTTTCTTCTCGTCAAGGTTTAGCGGAATGGCAAAAAGCGATCGTTACGGGTAGTATTATTGGCTCTTTTTTATTAGCCGCTTTATTGGTTAATCATTATCTCACTACATCTAAAAATGATCCTCCTTCACCCCCTATATCTCAAGAAACACCCCCTGAACCTAGTCCTATTGCTGTATCCCCAACTCCTATTACTTCTCCTAATGCTGTCGCACCAAGTCCTACTTTTTCTCCACAAGAAACCTTTGAGCCTACCCCTGAACCCTCTTATATTGCTCCTTCTCCCTTAATTTCTCAAGCTGAAGCGGTTAATTTAATTGAAAGATGGCAAACTGCAAAACGAGAAATTTTTGGCTCTAATCATGCCATTTATCTAGGAGATGAATTTCTGACTGGCAAAGCTTATCACGAGAATATTAGACGAACAGATGGTCAAGAAAGTTCTTCAGAGTGGTTACTTAATAACGGATCTTACTATCAATATGGAGTCCAAAGTGTTGACTCAGTTCAAAATTTGGCTTCTAGTGGGAATCAAGCCATTCTTGAGGTTGTGATCACTGAAGAACGAACGCTTTATGATAGCAATGGCAATATTGATTATACAGCCAGTGGGTTTGATACCAGGTTAGTTAGATACTATTTACAATTAGAGAATGGACAATGGAAAATTTCTGATTATCAAACTATTAAAGTTATTCGTGAAAATTAA